The proteins below are encoded in one region of Streptomyces marianii:
- a CDS encoding DUF1015 domain-containing protein produces the protein MVPFRGLRYVPERVGSLAAVTSPPYDVVVRPDGLHHLESADPYNIVRLILPQAATAAERHEQAAETLDRWIAEGVLAPDPQPALYVYEQRRGVILQRGIIGALALSAPEEGVVLPHEDVMPHVVADRTALMRTTGANLEPLLLTYRSEGPANGASAVIERVIQEEPLLSTTTEDGFSHRLWSVTDDGDLAGIASDLARQQALIADGHHRWATYLRLRDEQTAPGAWSYGLVLLIDTARYPLQVRAIHRLLNRLPIGDALAAVDGLFRVREIEGRLSHALGALAEAVGEGNAFVLAGDGRFHLIDRPDPALLERTVPADRPDAWRRLDATVLHATLLERIWHIPDSPEEITYIHDTEAAVVQAERRGGTAVLMHPVREEVVRDLARQGVTMPRKSTSFGPKPATGLVLRSLNLD, from the coding sequence ATGGTCCCGTTCCGTGGACTGCGTTACGTTCCCGAGCGGGTCGGCAGCCTTGCCGCGGTGACCTCGCCCCCCTACGACGTCGTTGTACGGCCCGACGGGCTGCACCACCTCGAGTCCGCGGACCCGTACAACATCGTCCGGCTGATCCTCCCCCAGGCGGCGACCGCCGCCGAACGCCACGAGCAGGCGGCCGAGACCCTCGACCGCTGGATCGCCGAGGGCGTCCTGGCTCCCGACCCGCAGCCCGCGCTGTACGTCTACGAACAGCGCAGGGGGGTCATCCTGCAGCGCGGCATCATCGGGGCGCTGGCACTGTCCGCCCCCGAGGAGGGCGTCGTCCTCCCCCACGAGGACGTGATGCCGCACGTGGTGGCCGACCGCACGGCCCTGATGCGCACCACCGGCGCCAATCTCGAGCCCCTGCTCCTCACCTACCGCAGCGAGGGGCCCGCGAACGGGGCCAGCGCCGTCATCGAGCGCGTCATCCAGGAGGAACCGCTGCTGTCGACGACGACCGAGGACGGCTTCAGCCACCGCCTCTGGTCGGTCACCGACGACGGGGACCTCGCCGGCATCGCATCCGACCTCGCCCGCCAGCAGGCCCTCATCGCCGACGGCCACCACCGCTGGGCAACCTACCTCCGGCTGCGCGACGAGCAGACCGCGCCCGGCGCCTGGAGCTACGGCCTGGTGCTGCTCATCGACACCGCGCGCTATCCCCTCCAGGTCCGCGCCATCCACCGGCTGCTGAACCGGCTGCCGATCGGGGACGCGCTCGCGGCCGTCGACGGCCTCTTCCGCGTCCGCGAGATCGAAGGGCGGCTGTCGCACGCGCTCGGCGCCCTTGCGGAGGCCGTCGGCGAGGGGAACGCGTTCGTCCTCGCCGGAGACGGCCGCTTCCATCTGATCGACCGCCCCGACCCCGCGCTCCTGGAGCGCACGGTACCTGCCGACCGCCCGGACGCCTGGCGCCGGCTCGACGCGACCGTCCTCCACGCCACCCTGCTGGAGCGGATCTGGCACATCCCGGACTCGCCCGAGGAGATCACCTACATCCACGACACCGAGGCCGCGGTCGTCCAGGCCGAACGCCGGGGAGGCACGGCGGTCCTGATGCACCCGGTGCGCGAGGAGGTCGTACGGGACCTGGCACGGCAGGGTGTCACGATGCCGCGCAAGTCGACATCCTTCGGCCCGAAGCCGGCGACGGGCCTGGTGCTGCGCAGCCTGAACCTGGACTGA
- a CDS encoding ABC transporter ATP-binding protein — MSDVLELVDVSVVRDGRALVDDVSWSVKEGERWVILGPNGAGKTTLLNIASSYLFPTTGTATVLGDRLGGVDVFELRPRIGMAGIAMAEKLPKRQTVLQTVLTAAYGMTASWHEDYDAVDEQRARAFLDRLGMSEYLERRFGTLSEGERKRTLIARAMMTDPELLLLDEPAAGLDLGGREDLVRRLGRLARDPFAPSMIMVTHHVEEIAPGFTHVLMIRQGKVLAAGPMETELTSRNLSLCFGLPLVVERNGERWTAQGLPLA; from the coding sequence ATGAGCGATGTACTGGAGCTGGTGGACGTATCCGTGGTCCGCGACGGACGTGCTCTGGTGGACGACGTCTCCTGGTCGGTCAAGGAGGGCGAGCGCTGGGTGATCCTCGGCCCGAACGGCGCCGGCAAGACCACTCTCCTCAACATCGCCTCCAGCTACCTGTTCCCCACCACCGGCACCGCCACCGTCCTCGGCGACCGGCTCGGCGGGGTCGACGTCTTCGAGCTCCGCCCCCGCATCGGCATGGCCGGCATCGCCATGGCCGAGAAGCTGCCCAAGCGCCAGACGGTCCTGCAGACCGTCCTCACCGCCGCCTACGGCATGACCGCGTCCTGGCACGAGGACTACGACGCCGTCGACGAGCAACGCGCCCGCGCCTTCCTCGACCGCCTCGGTATGTCCGAGTACCTGGAGCGCAGGTTCGGCACCCTCTCCGAGGGCGAGCGCAAGCGCACCCTCATCGCCCGCGCGATGATGACCGACCCCGAACTGCTCCTCCTCGACGAGCCCGCCGCCGGCCTCGACCTCGGCGGCCGCGAGGACCTGGTGCGCCGCCTCGGTCGACTCGCCCGCGATCCGTTCGCACCCTCCATGATCATGGTGACGCACCACGTCGAGGAGATCGCGCCCGGCTTCACCCACGTCCTGATGATCCGTCAGGGCAAGGTGCTCGCCGCGGGCCCGATGGAGACCGAGCTCACCTCCCGCAACCTCTCCCTGTGCTTCGGTCTCCCGCTCGTCGTCGAGCGCAACGGTGAGCGCTGGACGGCCCAGGGCCTGCCGCTCGCCTGA
- a CDS encoding sulfite exporter TauE/SafE family protein: MALSVWEAVAIFVAGTAAGTINTIVGSGTLITFPVLLATGLPPVTATVSNALGLIPGSISGAIGYRAELTGQRRRIVRLGLAALIGGLAGAMLLLLLPPTAFETIVPVLVALALVLVVLQPRISAVVQRHRERRGTGAPHPDGGPVLFTALMLASVYGGYFTAAQGIIYLSVMGMLLDDSLQRLNATKNVLAAIVNSVAALFFLFVAHFDWTAVLLIAVGSAIGGQIGARIGRRLSPVVLRTFIVLVGSAAIVQLVLR; encoded by the coding sequence ATGGCCTTGTCCGTCTGGGAAGCGGTCGCGATCTTCGTGGCCGGCACGGCAGCGGGCACGATCAACACGATCGTCGGCTCGGGAACCCTCATCACCTTCCCGGTCCTGCTGGCCACCGGACTCCCGCCCGTGACCGCGACCGTCTCGAACGCCCTCGGCCTGATACCGGGCTCGATCAGCGGAGCCATCGGCTACCGCGCCGAACTCACCGGCCAGAGGCGCCGCATCGTCCGTCTCGGCCTCGCCGCCCTCATCGGCGGACTCGCCGGCGCGATGCTCCTGCTCCTGCTGCCGCCGACGGCCTTCGAGACCATCGTCCCGGTCCTCGTGGCGCTCGCCCTCGTCCTCGTCGTCCTCCAGCCCCGGATCTCCGCCGTCGTCCAGCGCCACCGCGAGCGCCGCGGCACCGGCGCACCGCACCCCGACGGAGGACCGGTCCTCTTCACGGCCCTGATGCTCGCCAGCGTCTACGGCGGCTACTTCACCGCGGCCCAGGGGATCATCTACCTCTCGGTCATGGGCATGCTGCTCGACGACAGCCTGCAGCGGCTCAACGCCACGAAGAACGTGCTCGCCGCGATCGTCAACAGCGTGGCCGCGCTGTTCTTCCTCTTCGTCGCCCACTTCGACTGGACCGCCGTCCTGCTCATCGCGGTCGGCTCCGCGATAGGCGGCCAGATCGGCGCCAGGATCGGCCGCAGGCTCTCACCCGTGGTGCTGCGGACCTTCATCGTGCTCGTGGGATCGGCCGCCATCGTCCAGCTCGTCCTGCGGTGA
- a CDS encoding HAD hydrolase-like protein, whose translation MGEQGRTRPGGSARALNEVYDTALLDLDGVVYAGGEAVPYAVESLETARAGGMHLAYVTNNALRTPDAVARHLTELGVPAEAVDVITSAQAVARLIAEQVPAGSRVLVVGGEGLRVALRERGLEPVDSADDDPAAVVQGYGGLELTWGRLAEASYAVARGVPWFASNTDLTIPSARGISPGNGAAVEVVRITTGGVPQIAGKPLPPMHRETVLRTGAERPLVVGDRLDTDIEGAFNGGVDSLLVLTGVTDPAQLLRAEPRHRPTYVDADLRGLLTGQPEVESASSGDGLVCGGWTASVRDGALVIEGDGQQLDGLRALCAAAWTHAGDGAGSPEAGKALARLGW comes from the coding sequence ATGGGCGAGCAGGGCAGGACCAGGCCGGGCGGCAGCGCGCGGGCGCTGAACGAGGTGTACGACACCGCTCTGCTCGATCTCGACGGGGTGGTGTACGCCGGCGGGGAGGCGGTTCCTTACGCGGTGGAGTCGCTGGAGACCGCGCGTGCCGGCGGGATGCACCTGGCGTACGTCACCAACAACGCCCTGCGGACGCCGGACGCGGTGGCGCGACATCTCACCGAGTTGGGCGTGCCGGCGGAGGCGGTCGACGTCATCACCTCGGCGCAGGCCGTGGCCCGGCTGATCGCGGAGCAGGTCCCGGCCGGTTCCCGGGTGCTCGTCGTCGGCGGCGAGGGGCTGCGGGTGGCGCTGCGCGAGCGCGGTCTGGAGCCGGTGGACTCGGCCGACGACGACCCGGCCGCCGTGGTCCAGGGGTACGGCGGGCTCGAGCTGACGTGGGGCCGGCTCGCGGAGGCGTCGTACGCGGTGGCGCGCGGGGTGCCGTGGTTCGCCTCCAACACGGACCTGACGATCCCGAGTGCCCGCGGGATCTCGCCGGGTAACGGAGCGGCGGTCGAGGTCGTACGGATCACGACCGGTGGTGTGCCGCAGATCGCGGGGAAGCCGCTGCCCCCGATGCACCGGGAGACGGTCCTGCGGACGGGGGCCGAACGGCCGCTGGTGGTGGGTGACCGTCTCGACACCGACATCGAGGGCGCGTTCAACGGAGGGGTGGACTCGCTGCTCGTGCTGACCGGGGTGACGGACCCGGCGCAGCTGCTGCGGGCGGAGCCGCGGCACCGGCCGACCTACGTCGACGCGGACCTGCGGGGGCTGCTCACCGGACAGCCCGAGGTGGAGTCCGCCTCGTCGGGGGACGGTCTCGTCTGCGGCGGCTGGACGGCCTCCGTGCGCGACGGCGCGCTCGTGATCGAGGGGGACGGCCAACAGCTCGACGGCTTGCGGGCGTTGTGCGCCGCGGCCTGGACGCACGCGGGGGACGGGGCCGGATCCCCGGAGGCGGGGAAGGCGCTCGCCCGGCTCGGCTGGTGA
- a CDS encoding chaplin codes for MNNLKKALAVSMVAGGIVAAGAGVASATSAHADGHATHSPGVGSGNLIQAPVHIPVNAVGNTVNVIGALNPAFGNAGVNG; via the coding sequence GTGAACAACCTGAAGAAGGCCCTCGCCGTCTCCATGGTCGCCGGTGGAATCGTCGCCGCAGGCGCCGGTGTCGCGTCCGCCACCAGCGCGCACGCGGACGGCCACGCCACGCACTCCCCGGGCGTCGGCTCCGGAAACCTGATTCAGGCGCCGGTCCACATCCCGGTCAACGCCGTCGGCAACACGGTCAACGTCATCGGCGCCCTGAACCCGGCCTTCGGCAACGCGGGCGTCAACGGCTGA
- a CDS encoding NfeD family protein encodes MDIDAWVWWLVAAVGLGIPLVITAMPELGMLSVGAVAGAVTAGLGFGVVAQVVVFAAVSVALIAVVRPIAARHGAQRPQLATGIDALRGRQAVVLERIDGDGGRIKLAGEIWSARALDASRVFEPGEQVDVAEIDGATAVVM; translated from the coding sequence GTGGACATCGACGCATGGGTGTGGTGGCTCGTCGCAGCGGTCGGCCTGGGGATCCCCCTCGTGATCACCGCCATGCCCGAACTCGGCATGCTCTCCGTCGGCGCGGTCGCCGGAGCCGTCACCGCGGGCCTCGGGTTCGGCGTGGTCGCGCAAGTGGTGGTGTTCGCCGCCGTCTCGGTCGCGCTCATTGCCGTCGTACGCCCCATCGCGGCGCGTCACGGCGCCCAGCGACCCCAACTCGCCACCGGAATCGACGCCCTGCGAGGCCGTCAGGCCGTCGTGCTGGAGCGGATCGACGGCGACGGCGGCCGCATCAAGCTCGCCGGCGAGATCTGGTCGGCCCGGGCCCTCGACGCCTCCCGGGTCTTCGAACCGGGGGAGCAGGTGGACGTGGCCGAGATCGACGGCGCGACGGCCGTGGTGATGTGA
- a CDS encoding YbhB/YbcL family Raf kinase inhibitor-like protein: MSEAKRAPLPHDFHPPVPSFTVTSTDVEDGGVLHDAQVHSAGNSSPQLRWEGFPAGTKSFAVTCFDPDAPTGSGFWHWVLFDIPASVTELPAGAGGGKFEGLPEGAVHVRNDYGTKDFGGAAPPPGDGPHRYVFTVYAVDSEKLGPGDDVSPAVVGFNLRFHTLARAQLIGEYENRG, encoded by the coding sequence GTGTCCGAGGCGAAGAGGGCTCCGCTGCCTCATGACTTCCACCCGCCGGTGCCGTCGTTCACCGTGACGAGTACCGACGTCGAGGACGGCGGCGTCCTGCATGACGCCCAGGTCCACTCGGCGGGCAACTCGTCCCCGCAACTGCGGTGGGAGGGCTTTCCGGCGGGGACGAAGAGCTTCGCCGTGACGTGCTTCGACCCCGACGCCCCGACGGGCAGCGGGTTCTGGCACTGGGTGCTGTTCGACATCCCGGCGTCGGTGACCGAGCTGCCGGCCGGTGCCGGCGGCGGGAAGTTCGAGGGTCTGCCGGAGGGTGCCGTCCACGTCCGCAACGACTACGGGACGAAGGACTTCGGAGGCGCCGCGCCGCCGCCCGGCGACGGTCCGCACCGCTATGTGTTCACCGTGTACGCGGTGGACTCCGAGAAGCTGGGCCCGGGTGACGACGTGTCCCCCGCCGTCGTGGGCTTCAATCTGCGGTTCCACACGCTGGCGCGGGCTCAACTGATCGGCGAGTACGAGAACCGCGGCTAG
- a CDS encoding sporulation protein, protein MGFKKLLASLGAGGASVETVLTEDNVVPGGVVQGEVRIQGGSVNQQIEGLSVGLQARVEVEGGDQEVKQDIEFVKQRLGGAFEVQAGAVHVVPFGLEIPWETPVTTIAGQRLHGMDIGVTTELEIARAVDSGDLDPINVHPLPAQQAVLDAFIQLGFRFKSADMERGHIRGTRQRLPFYQEIEFFAPQQYRGLNQVEVTFVADDREMDVVLEMDKKPGLFSEGSDSYRAFTVDLHDFQGTDYAAYLNQWLAEVGGRRNWL, encoded by the coding sequence ATGGGCTTCAAGAAGCTGCTCGCGAGCCTCGGGGCCGGCGGGGCGTCGGTCGAGACGGTGCTCACCGAGGACAACGTCGTGCCCGGCGGAGTCGTCCAGGGTGAGGTGCGCATCCAGGGCGGTTCGGTCAACCAGCAGATCGAGGGGCTGTCCGTCGGGCTGCAGGCGAGGGTCGAGGTCGAGGGCGGCGACCAGGAGGTCAAGCAGGACATCGAGTTCGTCAAGCAGCGGCTCGGGGGCGCCTTCGAGGTACAGGCCGGCGCGGTGCACGTGGTGCCGTTCGGGCTGGAGATCCCGTGGGAGACTCCGGTCACGACGATCGCCGGACAGCGGCTGCACGGCATGGACATCGGTGTGACGACCGAGCTGGAGATCGCGCGCGCGGTGGACTCTGGCGACCTGGACCCGATCAACGTGCACCCGCTGCCGGCGCAGCAGGCGGTCCTCGACGCGTTCATCCAGCTGGGTTTCCGTTTCAAGAGCGCGGACATGGAGCGCGGACACATCCGCGGGACGCGCCAGCGGCTGCCCTTCTACCAGGAGATCGAGTTCTTCGCGCCGCAGCAGTACCGGGGGCTGAACCAGGTCGAGGTCACGTTCGTCGCCGACGACCGCGAGATGGACGTGGTCCTGGAGATGGACAAGAAGCCGGGGCTGTTCAGCGAGGGCAGTGACTCGTACCGGGCGTTCACGGTGGACCTGCACGACTTCCAGGGGACGGACTACGCCGCGTACCTCAATCAGTGGCTCGCTGAGGTCGGCGGCCGTCGTAACTGGCTGTAG
- a CDS encoding HNH endonuclease gives MRDTLVLNASFEPLSTVTLNRAVVLVLQDKAVVEQAHPALRVRAAAVELPVPRVIRLCRYVRVPFRRQAPWSRRGVLVRDQHRCAYCGKRATTVDHVVPRSRGGADSWLNTVASCAEDNHRKADRTPEQAGMPLLHEPFVPTPADAMLLALRAGERSSLPEWLGQHGNGPAGEQHAVCSAA, from the coding sequence ATGCGGGACACGCTGGTACTGAATGCGAGCTTCGAGCCGCTTTCGACGGTGACGCTCAACCGTGCGGTGGTGCTGGTGCTGCAGGACAAGGCCGTGGTCGAGCAGGCCCACCCCGCGCTCCGTGTGCGTGCGGCCGCGGTGGAACTACCGGTGCCGCGGGTGATCAGGCTCTGCAGATACGTACGGGTGCCGTTTCGAAGACAGGCGCCGTGGTCGAGACGGGGTGTGCTGGTACGGGACCAGCACCGGTGCGCCTACTGCGGGAAGCGGGCGACGACCGTGGACCATGTCGTGCCGCGGTCGCGGGGCGGTGCGGACAGTTGGCTGAACACGGTCGCGTCGTGCGCGGAGGACAATCACCGCAAGGCGGACCGTACGCCGGAGCAGGCCGGGATGCCTCTGCTGCACGAGCCGTTCGTGCCGACGCCGGCGGACGCGATGCTGCTGGCACTGCGGGCCGGTGAGCGGTCGTCGCTGCCGGAGTGGCTCGGGCAGCACGGCAACGGGCCCGCGGGTGAGCAGCACGCGGTGTGCTCGGCGGCCTGA
- a CDS encoding FecCD family ABC transporter permease: MVDSPPEQSAARTPAAAAPEPRKRHALRAAGLLLAVGVLLLVCVASIAIGAKAVPVADVWHGLFQNSGTGNDVVIRDVRVPRTVLGLLVGAALGLAGAVMQALTRNPLAEPGLLGVNAGAAAAVVTAIGFLGVTSITAYVWFAFLGAGVVSVVVYVLGGSRGATPVRLALAGTAATAALFGYVNAVQLLDSAALDRLRFWTVGSLASADPATIGKVAPFIGAGVVLALLIARPLNALEMGDDTARALGARLTRTRVLAMAAVTLLCGAATAACGPIVFIGLMVPHLVRAITGPDMRWILPYAAVLSPVLLLGSDVVGRVVARPSELQVGVVTAFIGGPVFIYLVRRKRMAQL, translated from the coding sequence TTGGTCGACAGTCCCCCCGAACAGAGCGCGGCCCGGACGCCCGCGGCAGCCGCGCCCGAACCGCGCAAGCGCCACGCGCTGCGCGCGGCCGGCCTGCTGCTCGCCGTAGGTGTCCTGCTGCTGGTCTGTGTCGCGAGCATCGCGATCGGTGCCAAGGCTGTACCGGTCGCCGATGTGTGGCACGGGCTCTTCCAGAACTCCGGCACGGGCAACGACGTGGTGATCCGCGACGTCCGGGTGCCGCGCACCGTGCTCGGCCTGCTGGTGGGTGCCGCCCTGGGCCTCGCCGGCGCGGTGATGCAGGCGCTGACCCGCAATCCGCTCGCCGAGCCCGGTCTGCTCGGGGTCAACGCGGGCGCGGCCGCCGCGGTCGTCACCGCCATCGGCTTCCTCGGGGTCACCTCGATCACCGCGTATGTGTGGTTCGCCTTCCTCGGCGCCGGCGTGGTCTCGGTGGTCGTGTACGTGCTCGGCGGCAGCCGCGGCGCCACGCCGGTACGGCTCGCCCTCGCCGGTACGGCCGCCACGGCCGCGCTGTTCGGCTACGTCAACGCCGTACAACTGCTGGACTCCGCGGCCCTGGACCGGCTGCGCTTCTGGACCGTGGGCTCGCTCGCCTCGGCCGATCCCGCGACGATCGGGAAGGTGGCACCCTTCATCGGCGCCGGGGTGGTGCTGGCGCTGCTGATCGCGCGGCCGCTCAACGCACTGGAGATGGGCGACGACACCGCCCGTGCGCTCGGTGCCCGTCTGACCAGGACCCGGGTGCTGGCCATGGCCGCGGTCACTCTGCTGTGCGGTGCGGCGACCGCCGCCTGCGGGCCCATCGTCTTCATCGGGCTGATGGTCCCGCATCTCGTCCGGGCCATCACCGGCCCCGACATGCGGTGGATCCTGCCGTACGCGGCGGTGCTGTCGCCCGTGCTGCTGCTCGGGTCGGACGTCGTGGGCCGGGTGGTCGCCCGTCCCTCGGAACTGCAGGTCGGCGTCGTCACCGCGTTCATCGGCGGACCCGTGTTCATCTACCTCGTACGGCGCAAGAGGATGGCCCAGCTGTGA
- a CDS encoding tetratricopeptide repeat protein — translation MPEDVTGEEIDKDVRQELQSLPKTLAEDVARNLVMVARLIDEDAEQAYGYSRVALRLASRVAAVREAAGFAAYATQRYSEALAEFRAARRMTGSVELWPVMADCERGMGRPERTLAMAGEAEVQKLDKAGQVEMRLVAAGARRDMGQLDAAIVTLQSPELASNALQPWTARLRYAYADALLAADRESEAREWFAKAVEADKDGSTDASDRLAELDGVEFVDALVDESDTENDTETGTGSAAEDAGITKDAEGGGETGARPADSATPESAGGSSARGESDVHGEDHGNQA, via the coding sequence ATCCCCGAGGACGTCACCGGTGAGGAGATCGACAAGGACGTCCGGCAGGAGCTCCAGAGTCTGCCCAAGACACTCGCCGAGGACGTCGCGAGGAACCTGGTCATGGTCGCGCGGCTGATCGACGAGGACGCGGAGCAGGCGTACGGCTACTCGCGGGTGGCGCTGCGGCTCGCGTCCCGGGTGGCCGCGGTTCGCGAGGCCGCGGGCTTCGCCGCGTACGCGACGCAGCGGTACTCGGAGGCGCTGGCGGAGTTCCGTGCCGCGCGCCGGATGACCGGCAGTGTCGAGCTCTGGCCCGTCATGGCCGACTGCGAGCGTGGCATGGGTCGGCCCGAGCGGACACTGGCGATGGCCGGCGAGGCCGAGGTGCAGAAGCTCGACAAGGCGGGTCAGGTCGAGATGCGGCTCGTCGCGGCGGGCGCCCGCCGCGACATGGGGCAGTTGGACGCGGCCATCGTGACGCTGCAGAGCCCCGAGCTGGCGTCGAACGCACTGCAGCCGTGGACCGCGCGACTTCGGTACGCGTACGCCGACGCCTTGCTGGCCGCCGATCGGGAGTCCGAGGCGCGCGAGTGGTTCGCGAAGGCCGTCGAGGCGGACAAGGACGGTTCGACCGACGCCTCCGACCGGCTCGCCGAGCTGGACGGCGTGGAGTTCGTCGACGCGTTGGTCGACGAGAGCGACACCGAGAACGACACCGAGACCGGCACCGGGTCCGCAGCGGAGGACGCCGGGATCACGAAGGACGCCGAGGGGGGCGGTGAGACCGGCGCCCGCCCTGCCGACAGCGCCACCCCCGAGTCCGCGGGAGGGAGCTCCGCACGCGGCGAGAGCGATGTGCACGGCGAGGACCACGGCAACCAGGCCTGA
- a CDS encoding DNA-3-methyladenine glycosylase yields the protein MNVDLLAHPAEEVAPRLLESVLTCKTPEGTVSIAITETEAYSGTADPASHAHRGRTPRNAVMFGPAGHLYVYRSHGLHWCANVVTGTDGIASAVLIRAGRVIEGEDLARERRGERVESPRLARGPGNFCQALGITGEHNGADLLTGTSVALSEGESVPAALIQVGPRVGVSKAHDWQHRFHVAGDPTVSAYRLSPRARPAAGA from the coding sequence ATGAACGTCGACCTCCTCGCCCATCCTGCCGAAGAGGTCGCCCCCAGGCTCCTCGAGAGCGTTCTCACCTGCAAGACCCCCGAGGGAACCGTGAGCATCGCCATCACGGAGACCGAGGCGTACTCCGGTACGGCTGACCCGGCTTCCCATGCCCACCGAGGCCGGACACCCCGCAACGCCGTCATGTTCGGACCCGCAGGACACCTGTACGTCTACCGGTCCCACGGTCTCCACTGGTGCGCCAACGTCGTCACCGGGACGGACGGCATCGCCTCGGCTGTGCTCATCCGGGCAGGCAGGGTGATCGAGGGGGAGGACCTGGCACGCGAGCGACGAGGGGAGAGGGTCGAGAGCCCACGTCTTGCCCGAGGTCCGGGGAACTTCTGCCAGGCACTCGGCATCACGGGAGAGCACAACGGCGCAGACCTCCTGACAGGTACCTCGGTCGCGTTGTCCGAGGGCGAGTCGGTACCTGCCGCGCTCATCCAGGTAGGTCCTCGGGTGGGCGTGAGCAAGGCCCACGACTGGCAACACCGGTTCCACGTCGCCGGTGATCCGACGGTCTCGGCCTACCGGCTGAGCCCCAGAGCCAGGCCGGCCGCCGGCGCCTGA
- a CDS encoding SPFH domain-containing protein: protein MPSIIIVLVILVVLVFIALIKTIQVIPQASAAIVERFGRYTRTLNAGLNIVVPFIDSIRNRIDLREQVVPFPPQPVITQDNLVVNIDTVIYYQVTDARAATYEVASYIQAIEQLTVTTLRNIIGGMDLERTLTSREEINAALRGVLDEATGKWGIRVNRVELKAIEPPTSIQDSMEKQMRADRDKRAAILTAEGIRQSQILTAEGEKQSAILRAEGEAKAAALRAEGEAQAIRTVFESIHAGDPDQKLLSYQYLQMLPKIAEGDANKLWIVPSEIGDALKGLSGAIGSFGGPLSGNGGNSGGNSGVPRQSGGTERREQPPID from the coding sequence ATGCCATCGATCATCATCGTTCTGGTCATTCTGGTGGTGCTGGTCTTCATCGCCCTGATCAAGACGATCCAGGTCATCCCGCAGGCAAGTGCCGCCATCGTGGAACGGTTCGGCCGCTACACGCGTACGCTCAACGCCGGGCTGAACATCGTCGTCCCGTTCATCGACTCGATCCGCAACCGGATCGACCTCCGCGAGCAGGTCGTCCCGTTCCCGCCCCAGCCGGTGATCACCCAGGACAACCTCGTCGTCAACATCGACACCGTCATCTACTACCAGGTGACCGACGCCCGTGCCGCGACCTACGAAGTGGCCAGCTACATCCAGGCGATCGAGCAGCTCACCGTCACCACCCTCCGCAACATCATCGGCGGCATGGACCTCGAGCGCACCCTCACCTCCCGGGAGGAGATCAACGCCGCCCTCCGCGGCGTCCTCGACGAGGCCACCGGCAAATGGGGCATCCGCGTCAACCGCGTCGAACTCAAGGCCATCGAGCCGCCGACCTCCATCCAGGACTCGATGGAGAAGCAGATGCGCGCCGACCGTGACAAGCGCGCCGCCATCCTCACCGCCGAGGGCATCCGCCAGTCCCAGATCCTCACCGCCGAGGGCGAGAAGCAGTCCGCCATCCTCCGCGCCGAGGGCGAGGCCAAGGCCGCGGCCCTGCGCGCCGAAGGCGAGGCCCAGGCGATCCGCACGGTCTTCGAGTCCATCCACGCCGGTGACCCCGACCAGAAGCTGCTCTCGTACCAGTACCTCCAGATGCTCCCGAAGATCGCCGAGGGCGACGCCAACAAGCTCTGGATCGTGCCCAGCGAGATCGGCGACGCGCTCAAGGGCCTTTCCGGCGCCATCGGCAGCTTCGGCGGACCCCTGTCCGGCAACGGAGGCAACAGCGGAGGGAACTCCGGAGTCCCCCGCCAGAGCGGCGGCACGGAGCGGCGTGAGCAGCCCCCGATCGACTGA